One genomic segment of Ricinus communis isolate WT05 ecotype wild-type chromosome 3, ASM1957865v1, whole genome shotgun sequence includes these proteins:
- the LOC8272536 gene encoding glyoxylase I 4 has product MASLVTPSAPIFVKHKVNLFSARPISTNSLFNFYKNVVGSDRCHTLSFRTKAKLSAEANVMEKESISGNEKIDYGVVSMHHVGVLCADLERSLEFYQGILGLEINEARPDDKLPYRGAWLWVGSEMIHLMELPNPDPLNGRPEHGGRDRHTCIAIRDVSKLKVILDNAGIPYTLSKSGRPAIFTRDPDANALEFTQVDN; this is encoded by the exons ATGGCTTCTCTCGTTACTCCATCTGCTCCCATCTTTGTGAAACACAAG GTGAATCTTTTCAGTGCCAGACCCATATCTACCAACTCACTATTCAATTTTTACAAGAATGTTGTTGGTAGTGATAGATGTCATACTCTTTCTTTCCGGACAAAAGCCAAGCTTTCTGCTGAGGCTAATGTAATGGAGAAAGAATCAATCAGTGGCAATGAAAAGATAG ATTATGGAGTTGTTAGCATGCACCATGTTGGAGTTCTGTGTGCAGACCTTGAAAGGTCACTTGAATTTTATCAGGGCATACTGG gccTTGAAATAAATGAGGCAAGGCCTGATGATAAGCTTCCATATAGGGGTGCTTGGTTGTGGGTGGGTTCTGAAATGATCCATTTGATGGAGCTTCCAAATCCTGACCCCTTAAATGGACGGCCTGAACACGGTGGCCGAGACCGACACACTTGCATTGCTATTCGTGATGTGTCTAAGCTGAAAGTAATCCTTGATAATGCTG GTATCCCCTATACACTTAGCAAGTCTGGGAGGCCTGCAATTTTTACACGAGACCCAGATGCAAATGCTCTAGAATTCACTCAAGTGGATAATTGA
- the LOC8272537 gene encoding U-box domain-containing protein 34 isoform X1 has translation MTSVVVAVNGGDGVGGKGSRRAVRWAVENLLPIAHRFILVHVIPAITFIPTPSGDRIPIEELEDNVVSLYVQEVKVKLEEVFIPFKRLCKTQQMETLVLEDDNPATGILRYASQSGINCIVLGSWSPTCIIRKLKGPGIPATVLNCAPETCDVFVVSKNKIITTSTNFSSINETSSRCWMFKNRDHKKGYSNISKQVSGSELYSSAVESKVQKSFEASSLSELRFLDSQAPEHRDSSTNDSTDVDRAYQDMGDNLLTISTRRCESTASTISIQSYVQAELERLRLELQNTVSMYKRACEELVHTQSQVELLSSECVEEARRVNAALDREETLRKIAAEDKARYLQAKMEVENAKNLLAKEAYERQMAEHRAYIESSEKQKIADALFLNDKRYKRYTRDEIEAATDFFSESNVIGEGGYGKVYKCNLDHTPVAVKVLRSDAVNKKEEFLREVEVLSQLHHPHLVLLLGACPESGCLVYEYLENGSLDDCIFHRNEKPSLPWFIRFRIVFEVACALAFLHNSKPDPIVHRDLKPGNILLDRNYVSKIGDVGLAKLMTDIVPDNITEYKDSIIAGTLFYMDPEYQRTGTIRPKSDLYAFGVIILQLLTARRANGLVLAAENAIANGCLVDILDTSIMDWPLAEAEQLAQIALKCSNLKCRDRPDLDTEVLPVLRRLVEVGPASIKVERSNTYAPSYYFCPILQEIMDDPYIAADGFTYEHRAIKAWLGRHNVSPVTKLRLQHSMLTPNHTLRSAIQEWRSRVHFQVP, from the exons ATGACGTCGGTGGTAGTTGCCGTGAACGGCGGCGATGGTGTCGGAGGAAAGGGAAGCCGACGGGCCGTTCGATGGGCTGTCGAGAATTTATTGCCTATCGCACACCGTTTCATTTTAGTCCACGTCATTCCCGCCATCACTTTTATACCCACTCCAT CTGGAGATCGTATTCCCATTGAAGAACTGGAGGATAATGTGGTGTCACTGTATGTGCAAGAAGTGAAAGTGAAGTTAGAAGAAGTTTTTATACCCTTTAAAAGGCTATGCAAGACTCAGCAG ATGGAAACTTTGGTGCTAGAGGATGATAATCCTGCAACTGGGATTTTAAGATATGCATCACAATCTGGGATTAATTGTATAGTGTTGGGTTCTTGGTCTCCCACTTGTATAATCAG GAAACTAAAGGGACCAGGGATACCAGCAACTGTGCTTAATTGTGCTCCAGAGACATGTGATGTTTTTGTTGTATctaaaaacaaaatcattactACATCAACTAATTTCTCTTCCATTAATG AAACCAGCTCTAGATGTTGGATGTTTAAGAATAGAGACCATAAGAAAGGTTACAGCAACATCAGTAAACAAGTTTCTGGGTCTGAGCTTTATTCTTCTGCTGTAGAATCCAAAGTTCAAAAATCCTTTGAAGCATCATCCCTGTCTGAGCTTAGGTTCTTAGATTCCCAAGCACCTGAACATAGGGATTCTTCTACTAATGATAGTACAGATGTGGACAGGGCTTATCAGGATATGGGAGATAATCTTTTAACCATTAGTACTAGGAGATGTGAATCAACAGCTTCCACAATAAGCATCCAG TCATATGTGCAGGCTGAATTGGAGCGGCTAAGgctagagttacaaaatactGTTAGCATGTACAAACGAGCTTGTGAAGAGCTGGTTCACACTCAAAGCCAG GTAGAATTACTTTCTTCTGAGTGTGTTGAGGAAGCTAGAAGGGTGAATGCTGCCCTGGACAGAGAAGAAACTTTGAGGAAAATTGCTGCTGAAGATAAAGCAAGGTATCTGCAAGCCAAGATGGAGGTAGAGAATGCAAAAAATCTGCTTGCTAAAGAAGCTTATGAAAGGCAGATGGCTGAGCACAGGGCCTACATAGAGTCCTCAGAGAAACAGAAAATTGCTGATGCACTTTTCTTGAATGATAAGAGGTACAAAAGATACACTAGGGATGAGATAGAGGCAGCAACAGATTTCTTCTCGGAGAGTAATGTGATTGGTGAAGGAGGGTATGGGAAAGTGTATAAATGCAATCTTGATCATACCCCAGTAGCTGTTAAGGTTCTTAGGTCAGATGCAGTTAACAAGAAAGAAGAGTTTCTGAGAGAG GTTGAAGTTCTAAGCCAGTTGCACCATCCACACTTGGTTTTGCTGCTAGGAGCTTGTCCTGAGAGTGGTTGTCTTGTATATGAATACTTGGAAAATGGAAGTCTAGATGACTGCATCTTCCACAGGAATGAGAAACCATCTCTTCCTTGGTTTATTCGGTTCCGTATAGTTTTTGAAGTGGCTTGTGCACTTGCATTCTTACACAACTCGAAGCCGGACCCCATTGTCCATCGGGATCTTAAACCTGGTAATATATTGTTAGACAGGAATTATGTGAGCAAAATTGGAGATGTTGGACTTGCTAAACTCATGACAGATATCGTACCTGACAACATCACTGAGTATAAAGACTCGATCATTGCTGGTACTCTATTCTACATGGACCCGGAGTACCAGAGAACAGGGACCATACGACCAAAATCAGATCTGTACGCTTTTGGAGTTATAATTCTCCAATTATTAACAGCCCGGCGCGCAAATGGACTTGTATTGGCTGCTGAAAATGCCATCGCAAATGGCTGCCTTGTTGACATTCTAGATACGTCAATTATGGATTGGCCACTTGCTGAAGCAGAGCAATTAGCTCAAATTGCATTGAAGTGCTCAAACCTTAAATGTAGGGACAGGCCAGATTTGGATACTGAAGTTCTACCAGTTCTCAGAAGGCTGGTAGAGGTTGGACCTGCTAGCATTAAGGTGGAAAGAAGCAATACTTATGCACCGAGCTATTACTTCTGTCCAATCCTTCAG GAAATAATGGATGATCCATACATTGCTGCTGATGGTTTTACATATGAGCATAGAGCAATCAAGGCATGGCTCGGCAGACACAATGTATCACCAGTGACGAAGCTTAGGCTTCAGCATTCAATGTTAACTCCAAACCACACATTACGTTCAGCCATACAGGAGTGGAGGTCCCGTGTGCATTTTCAAGTGCCTTAA
- the LOC8272538 gene encoding thioredoxin-like 2, chloroplastic: MADVARLISSHSLRFSSSLITVNVNSLPPNNYYYSDKKIYPLIYSSSSSAASVPRFSSMPRKQLLSFKVHATVAETDQPKWWERNAGPNMIDIHSTQEFLSALSQAGDRLVIVEFYGTWCASCRALFPKLCRTAEEHPEILFLKVNFDENKPMCKSLNVKVLPYFHFYRGAHGQLESFSCSLAKFQKIKDAIALHSTTQSSSGPPKGIGELTLESVSAPTEKPAGSI; the protein is encoded by the exons atgGCAGATGTTGCTCGATTAATATCTTCTCACTCTCTTCgtttctcttcttctctcaTCACCGTCAACGTTAATTCCCTCCCTCCTAATAACTATTACTATTCAGATAAGAAGATTTACCCTTTAATTtactcttcctcttcctctgcTGCTAGTGTTCCTCGTTTCTCTTCTATGCCCAGAAAGCAATTGCTTTCTTTTAAG GTACATGCAACTGTTGCAGAAACTGACCAGCCAAAATGGTGGGAAAGAAATGCAGGGCCAAATATGATTGACATTCATTCTACACAGGAATTTCTGAGTGCCTTGAGTCAAGCTGGAGATAGATTAGTTATTGTTGAATTTTATGGAACTTGGTGTGCATCTTGTCGAGCATTATTTCCCAAG CTCTGCAGGACAGCTGAAGAACATCCAGAGATTTTATTCCTGAAAGTAAATTTTGACGAGAACAAGCCTATGTGCAAAAGTTTGAATGTTAAAGTGCTGCCTTACTTCCACTTCTATCGGGGTGCTCATGGACAATTAGAATCCTTTTCATGTTCACTTGCTAAG tttcaaaaaataaaagacgCCATTGCATTGCACAGCACGACCCAGAGCAGCAGTGGACCACCAAAGGGAATAGGAGAACTTACTCTTGAATCTGTTTCTGCTCCAACAGAGAAGCCAGCAGGATCAATATGA
- the LOC8272537 gene encoding U-box domain-containing protein 34 isoform X2 — protein sequence MTSVVVAVNGGDGVGGKGSRRAVRWAVENLLPIAHRFILVHVIPAITFIPTPSGDRIPIEELEDNVVSLYVQEVKVKLEEVFIPFKRLCKTQQMETLVLEDDNPATGILRYASQSGINCIVLGSWSPTCIIRKLKGPGIPATVLNCAPETCDVFVVSKNKIITTSTNFSSINETSSRCWMFKNRDHKKGYSNISKQVSGSELYSSAVESKVQKSFEASSLSELRFLDSQAPEHRDSSTNDSTDVDRAYQDMGDNLLTISTRRCESTASTISIQAELERLRLELQNTVSMYKRACEELVHTQSQVELLSSECVEEARRVNAALDREETLRKIAAEDKARYLQAKMEVENAKNLLAKEAYERQMAEHRAYIESSEKQKIADALFLNDKRYKRYTRDEIEAATDFFSESNVIGEGGYGKVYKCNLDHTPVAVKVLRSDAVNKKEEFLREVEVLSQLHHPHLVLLLGACPESGCLVYEYLENGSLDDCIFHRNEKPSLPWFIRFRIVFEVACALAFLHNSKPDPIVHRDLKPGNILLDRNYVSKIGDVGLAKLMTDIVPDNITEYKDSIIAGTLFYMDPEYQRTGTIRPKSDLYAFGVIILQLLTARRANGLVLAAENAIANGCLVDILDTSIMDWPLAEAEQLAQIALKCSNLKCRDRPDLDTEVLPVLRRLVEVGPASIKVERSNTYAPSYYFCPILQEIMDDPYIAADGFTYEHRAIKAWLGRHNVSPVTKLRLQHSMLTPNHTLRSAIQEWRSRVHFQVP from the exons ATGACGTCGGTGGTAGTTGCCGTGAACGGCGGCGATGGTGTCGGAGGAAAGGGAAGCCGACGGGCCGTTCGATGGGCTGTCGAGAATTTATTGCCTATCGCACACCGTTTCATTTTAGTCCACGTCATTCCCGCCATCACTTTTATACCCACTCCAT CTGGAGATCGTATTCCCATTGAAGAACTGGAGGATAATGTGGTGTCACTGTATGTGCAAGAAGTGAAAGTGAAGTTAGAAGAAGTTTTTATACCCTTTAAAAGGCTATGCAAGACTCAGCAG ATGGAAACTTTGGTGCTAGAGGATGATAATCCTGCAACTGGGATTTTAAGATATGCATCACAATCTGGGATTAATTGTATAGTGTTGGGTTCTTGGTCTCCCACTTGTATAATCAG GAAACTAAAGGGACCAGGGATACCAGCAACTGTGCTTAATTGTGCTCCAGAGACATGTGATGTTTTTGTTGTATctaaaaacaaaatcattactACATCAACTAATTTCTCTTCCATTAATG AAACCAGCTCTAGATGTTGGATGTTTAAGAATAGAGACCATAAGAAAGGTTACAGCAACATCAGTAAACAAGTTTCTGGGTCTGAGCTTTATTCTTCTGCTGTAGAATCCAAAGTTCAAAAATCCTTTGAAGCATCATCCCTGTCTGAGCTTAGGTTCTTAGATTCCCAAGCACCTGAACATAGGGATTCTTCTACTAATGATAGTACAGATGTGGACAGGGCTTATCAGGATATGGGAGATAATCTTTTAACCATTAGTACTAGGAGATGTGAATCAACAGCTTCCACAATAAGCATCCAG GCTGAATTGGAGCGGCTAAGgctagagttacaaaatactGTTAGCATGTACAAACGAGCTTGTGAAGAGCTGGTTCACACTCAAAGCCAG GTAGAATTACTTTCTTCTGAGTGTGTTGAGGAAGCTAGAAGGGTGAATGCTGCCCTGGACAGAGAAGAAACTTTGAGGAAAATTGCTGCTGAAGATAAAGCAAGGTATCTGCAAGCCAAGATGGAGGTAGAGAATGCAAAAAATCTGCTTGCTAAAGAAGCTTATGAAAGGCAGATGGCTGAGCACAGGGCCTACATAGAGTCCTCAGAGAAACAGAAAATTGCTGATGCACTTTTCTTGAATGATAAGAGGTACAAAAGATACACTAGGGATGAGATAGAGGCAGCAACAGATTTCTTCTCGGAGAGTAATGTGATTGGTGAAGGAGGGTATGGGAAAGTGTATAAATGCAATCTTGATCATACCCCAGTAGCTGTTAAGGTTCTTAGGTCAGATGCAGTTAACAAGAAAGAAGAGTTTCTGAGAGAG GTTGAAGTTCTAAGCCAGTTGCACCATCCACACTTGGTTTTGCTGCTAGGAGCTTGTCCTGAGAGTGGTTGTCTTGTATATGAATACTTGGAAAATGGAAGTCTAGATGACTGCATCTTCCACAGGAATGAGAAACCATCTCTTCCTTGGTTTATTCGGTTCCGTATAGTTTTTGAAGTGGCTTGTGCACTTGCATTCTTACACAACTCGAAGCCGGACCCCATTGTCCATCGGGATCTTAAACCTGGTAATATATTGTTAGACAGGAATTATGTGAGCAAAATTGGAGATGTTGGACTTGCTAAACTCATGACAGATATCGTACCTGACAACATCACTGAGTATAAAGACTCGATCATTGCTGGTACTCTATTCTACATGGACCCGGAGTACCAGAGAACAGGGACCATACGACCAAAATCAGATCTGTACGCTTTTGGAGTTATAATTCTCCAATTATTAACAGCCCGGCGCGCAAATGGACTTGTATTGGCTGCTGAAAATGCCATCGCAAATGGCTGCCTTGTTGACATTCTAGATACGTCAATTATGGATTGGCCACTTGCTGAAGCAGAGCAATTAGCTCAAATTGCATTGAAGTGCTCAAACCTTAAATGTAGGGACAGGCCAGATTTGGATACTGAAGTTCTACCAGTTCTCAGAAGGCTGGTAGAGGTTGGACCTGCTAGCATTAAGGTGGAAAGAAGCAATACTTATGCACCGAGCTATTACTTCTGTCCAATCCTTCAG GAAATAATGGATGATCCATACATTGCTGCTGATGGTTTTACATATGAGCATAGAGCAATCAAGGCATGGCTCGGCAGACACAATGTATCACCAGTGACGAAGCTTAGGCTTCAGCATTCAATGTTAACTCCAAACCACACATTACGTTCAGCCATACAGGAGTGGAGGTCCCGTGTGCATTTTCAAGTGCCTTAA
- the LOC8272539 gene encoding venom phosphodiesterase 2 encodes MGSDSALNSTKPTQIPTQEEDPPNQSTALLSFNTDSSSSDPSNPIQKHTTTIIFISLLLVTCIALSAASAFAFLFFSSSDKTTPSSLETTSRPLTKLNHPVVLLISSDGFRFGYQFKTPTPNIHRLINNGTEAETGLVPVFPTLTFPNHYSIVTGLYPAYHGIINNHFVDPNTGEHFTMGSHEPKWWLGEPLWETVANHGLKAATYFWPGSEVHKGSWDCPEDFCMFYNGSVPFEERVDKILSYFDLPSNEIPVFMTLYFEDPDHQGHQVGPDDPEITEAVGRIDRMIGRLIDGLEKRGVFEDVNIIMVGDHGMVGTCDQKLIFLDNLASWIKIPADWVQSYTPLLAIRPPSGVAPSDVVAKMNEGLQSGKVQNGKHLKVYLKEDLPSRLHYVASDRITPIIGLVAEGFKVEQKPKYHQECGGAHGYDNAVFSMRTIFIGHGPQFARGHKVPSFENVQIYNLVTSILKIQGAPNNGSLSFAETVLLANP; translated from the coding sequence ATGGGTTCTGATTCTGCTTTGAATTcaacaaaaccaactcaaatcCCAACTCAAGAAGAAGACCCACCAAATCAATCCACAGCTCTTCTCTCTTTCAACACggattcttcttcttctgatCCTTCAAACCCAATTCAAAAACACACCACAACTATCATCTTCATCTCTCTTCTCCTTGTCACTTGCATTGCTCTCTCTGCTGCTTCtgcttttgcttttcttttcttttcctcttccGATAAAACGACACCATCTTCTCTTGAAACGACATCTCGTCCGTTGACTAAACTCAATCATCCTGTAGTTCTTTTGATTTCATCCGACGGGTTCAGGTTTGGTTACCAATTCAAGACTCCAACACCAAACATTCACCGTTTAATTAATAATGGTACTGAGGCTGAGACTGGTTTAGTTCCTGTATTTCCTACGCTTACGTTTCCTAATCATTACTCTATTGTTACTGGGCTTTACCCTGCTTATCATGGCATCATAAATAACCATTTTGTTGATCCAAACACCGGGGAGCACTTTACTATGGGTAGCCATGAACCCAAGTGGTGGTTAGGTGAGCCACTTTGGGAGACTGTGGCTAATCATGGGTTAAAGGCTGCTACTTACTTTTGGCCTGGGTCTGAAGTGCATAAAGGTTCTTGGGATTGTCCTGAAGATTTTTGTATGTTCTACAATGGTTCTGTTCCTTTCGAGGAAAGAGTTGATAAGATTTTGAGCTATTTTGATTTGCCTAGTAATGAAATTCCTGTGTTTATGACTTTGTATTTTGAGGATCCTGATCATCAGGGTCATCAGGTGGGACCTGATGATCCTGAGATAACTGAAGCTGTTGGTAGAATTGATAGGATGATTGGGAGGTTGATTGATGGGTTAGAGAAGAGAGGGGTTTTTGAGgatgttaatattattatggTGGGTGATCATGGAATGGTTGGTACATGTGATCAGAAGTTGATATTTTTGGATAACTTGGCTTCTTGGATTAAAATTCCAGCAGATTGGGTTCAGTCCTATACTCCGCTGCTTGCAATTCGTCCTCCTTCAGGTGTGGCACCATCAGACGTTGTTGCAAAGATGAATGAAGGATTACAGTCGGGTAAAGTTCAAAATGGGAAGCATTTGAAGGTGTATCTTAAGGAAGACCTGCCTAGTAGGCTTCATTATGTGGCAAGTGATAGAATTACACCAATAATAGGGCTTGTCGCAGAGGGTTTTAAGGTGGAACAGAAGCCAAAATATCATCAAGAGTGTGGAGGAGCACATGGTTATGATAATGCAGTTTTCTCCATGAGGACTATCTTCATTGGTCATGGTCCTCAGTTTGCAAGGGGGCACAAGGTGCCATCTTTTGAGAATGTTCAGATATACAACTTGGTTACTTCAATTCTCAAGATTCAGGGTGCTCCAAATAATGGATCTTTATCATTCGCAGAAACTGTTCTTTTGGCCAATCCTTAG